Within the Arachis duranensis cultivar V14167 chromosome 10, aradu.V14167.gnm2.J7QH, whole genome shotgun sequence genome, the region GGATGGATTTGATTTCACTTGTCACCAGTGGTGTGAACAATAGCGAGGCAAGTGCACCTGAGGAGGACATTCTTGGTGTAGTTGAAGGATGGCGGGATGATGAAACACACAACCCAGATGTGCCTGCAGTCTCACATAAGAGGGGCATGACtccttttgtctttgttccATTTGACCAGGTAACTTCTTTTTTCTGCAACTTTTTTGCCCATTGATTTTCAGGCTCGAGTTACCAGTTgagtaaaatattaatattgaaCCCCTGCCTCCCACTTTGTTTGTCCGAATATTAAAACCTGAAATTTTTATTGCTTAGCTGTTAAAATAAGGCCTCTACTTGTTAAGAATACACATTAATTACTTATATTTCTTAAAATTACTTTTTCTCTTGATAGAGGAGAATGTTAACATAAATGTTAGGACACCTTGCTCTCAGAAATCTGATTAGTGATTACaccttaatatttttcttttttgtatagGTGGAGACATCAGTGTTCAATCTTCCTGTGGAAAAAATGGATTATTATGTACCTGGTTGAATGGTGGTGCTGCATAACAGGCTTGGTTCATTTGTAAATATTCCTTTTGTTCCAATGCTAAGGTTATGGGAATTTATATGTACATATGATGACAATGGTCAGGGTCTGAGGGATTGATTCTTGATTTGCGCTGTGGAATGATACTTTTGTTCTGCTTTATGCACTTATATGGAATGTTATTACCCTTAAAATACCGGTTTGTACAGAACACGAAGAATAATTGTAATGCACCACGAAACATGGATTCAGTTGTAGACTCTTCCCTAGATCATAGCTGCTTTTTATGAGAGTTAAAAGAAACTTAACAGGAATAGCTATGTGGAAAAGATTATAATGGGTATGATTTTGATTTACGGAGTTTCTTGTAGATGAGCcgtgcaatttttttttttaaatggcgCAAGtatttagcatttatgcacATCTTAACCAAAAGGTAGCACTAAATGAAAATCAACGGACAATATTTTTGtacatatttatatacattaatatattttaattaaataattaaatattagaataatcaaaGTTGACAATTGacatagtaaaataataaaaaaaaatccattttatTTACAGTGCATAATAAAAaccttttataaaaaattagatattttatataCAGATTTTTAGTGCATACTtagtataataaaattataaattatgataTTATGAATCATGGACACCGGATACAAAGCAACATAATAAGAGCATACTTGTTGCAGATTTATTACAAATATAGTATACTTATCAGTTACCAACAGAGAGTTCATTCTCAAAggttattatatttatttaatacagCAAAATGCACTGTTAGAACTTAGAAGCATAGTTTCGAATGGTAGAACTAGTACGAGCAAGATGCTTGCGTAACTGTTAAGCTTAGATGCTATATTTTTCCGGCTCCATTGTACAGGACAGAATTCCAAGATGGATTCCGCGGAAGAAATGTCTCCTGCCAAAGCCAACACATCTTGTCAATTATTTACCTTAATTTTTTTGGGTAACATGAAAAATAGGTTGCACAATTGCTATACTTGTGGAATTAAAGGAATGAAATTGAGGAAGATTGAACTCACAGAGACATAGGAACAGGTAGGGATGATGGATAACGAGTGGGACTTAGCGTGTTGGAAAGCAGCGACGCAAAGGTGGGAAGCTAAACCGAGCCCCCTCTTTGAAGAAGGCACAAAGGTGTGGATCAAATCCATGACGTTACCGTTATCTCTGAGCACATACTCCACGTAAGCCTCCTTGTCTTCCGTCTCGAACCTTCTAAGCCCTTCGTTCCACACGATCACAGGAACTACCTTCCCACCGCCGCTACCTTCCGATTCCGATTTCGTTGCCATTATTTCGTTTACACTCAACTCCACGCCCTCTCTCGCCACTCGCTGGATGGAAACAAACGACTACGCAACATCATGGGCCATATTTCACATTGGGCCTTCCATATTCACTGTTGGCCCACGTAAAGAAAGTTGAACTTGTCGaaaaacaactttgagcttgaGTATGAGGTTCAAGTACTTTTAGGTGAGAGTAGTTTATTAATTCAATCACTCTTCAAAGTTCATGGTGGCTGTGGTTTACTGACTCGGGCGTTACTCATTGTTTATTGTAGGAGAGGAGATTAAGTTAAACACCCTCATTTTTCACCCTAGATCTCCGCAGCCTCACCTTCTTCCTCTGCCTCCAACCGCTGCTTCTCCTCTCTTCTAAGGTTTCCTGCGTCTCCGCCGGCGCCAGCCACTAGTTCGCCGCCGTTCATCGACGGTGCGTTCGACTTCGCGTTCTCCGCAAGTCTCGACGAGGTGCTGTTCCCGGCGAGATTCGCTAGAGAGATGGATCGCCGTGTCAGGTCTGGTGGCTCGTGTGTTTATTCGCTAGCAAGGCCcaaatgaaataaattatatccCCCGTTGGATGAAAAACTCTATGATTGGATTGGGTCTGGGAGACACTTCCCTCACAATCttatttcttattcatcttctcttctcttcacgTGTGTTTTGTTTCTCTAATTCTCCCAATCAAATTTTAGTCTCAGGCGTCTTCTCCAATAATCCCAACGAACGAGTGTCAAGACTGGCCTCGCAGGTTAATCAATGGATAGAAAAAAGCACAGAATCATGATGGTCTCTGATTTTTTCTATCCCAACTTTGGTGGCGTCGAGAACCACATCTATTATCTCTCTCAGTGCTTACTCAAGCTAGGCCCTCTCAGTGCTTACTCAAGCTAGGCCACAAGGTCATAATCACATTCtctgtaattcaatcaatttgTTAGTTAATGATTTTCTGCTTATGCGGTTAATTTCTTTTTCGTAATTTCtatgaattaaaagaaaaatatatgatacgAGTATTATCGAATTCAAGTAGTGGTTGTAACTCATGCATATGGAAACCGATCTGGGGTTAGATACATGACTGGTGGTTTGAAAGTTTACTATGTTCCGTGGAGGCCTTTTGTTATGCAGAATTCATTCCCAACCCTATTTCCCTCACTCCCCATTATTAGAACCATTCTCATTCGAGAAAGAATCACTATTGTCCATGGACATCAAGCATTTTCCACTCTCTATCATGAAGCTCTCATGCATTCTAGAACCATGGGGTACAGGGTTGTATTCACGGATCATTCTCTCTATGGATTTTCGGATGCTGGAAGCATACATATGAACAAGGTCTTGCAGTTTACATTGGCTGATGTGAGTCAGGCCATATGTGTTTTGCATACGAGCAAGGAGAATACAGTGCTGCGGTCGGGGCTGCCCCCGGAGAAGGTTTTTGTTATACCTAATGCTGTGGACACTGCAATGTTCAAGCCAGCGGTGCAGCCGAGCCGCTCGGagattgttattgttgttattagcCAGTTGGTTTATCGCAAGGGAGCAGATTTGCTTGTTGAAGTCATTCCAGATGTATGCCGTCTGCATCCCAATGTGAGTagatgattgaaaaaaaaaaggaaaaatatttttggtttttcttgCATGACATATTTTGAGTGTAATTCCATGCTAAGGTCCCTTGTGGGAATGATTTGACCTTTTTCTGCCGTACTTTAAATTGCAATGTTTTTGTTTGGTTCAATTTCTCTATGGTTCTTGCCCTATTGTTCTGTATAAGTTATATTGCTTTTGTGTAAAAGTCTAAATGCTGCTTTTCAAAGCTGTAGTGGGATGTTAAATATGTGAAGTACCTATAGAACCTCTTTGAGAGGCCACAGCATTCCCAAGGAGTTTGCACATTGCTTTATGATGATAATTGGAATTGTAGGTTCGTTTCATTGTTGGAGGTGATGGACCTAAGCGTGTGAGGTTGGAGGAGATGAGAGAAAAATATTCTCTTCAAGATCGAGTTGAAATGTTGGGAGTCGTGCCACATGCACAAGTCCGATCTGTTCTAATATCAGGACACATCTTCTTAAACAGGTTCAGCTTCCTTATATTTTCCTCCTTTTAAGCTTTTCAATGATGATATTAGAATTTGTATATGTCACCATGTTGTCTAATTTTGGAATTCAAGCAATGTTGGAAGCTTatgttattttcattttgagAGCTTCAACATTCAGGTCATTTTACAATCCATATCTATTGTCAAtcattaataatgtttgatctaTTTCAGTTCGTTAACTGAAGCTTTCTGTATAGCCATATTAGAGGCTGCTAGTTGTGGATTGTTAACAGTTAGCACACGTGTTGGAGAAGTTCCCGAGGTGGGTGCAACTTTCCTTCTTTTACCTGTTCAGTATGAGAATAAATGCTCTTTATtctttaattagtttaatttttcttacAAAAATCTGTTTCTTTCCAATTCCACAATTTTGGAATGCTGTCTTGCAAGGATTGATATGGATTCACTTCTTTGCTGTATAGGTTTTACCAGATGACATGATCATTTTGGCAGAACCTGATCCTGGTGATATGGTGCTTGCAATTGAAAGGGCAATATCAATGCTGCCAAAAGTTGATCCACAAGTCATGCACCACCGGGTGATTGTTGTTTGAGGGATACGTCCCTGATTCAATTGGTAAAAACtagttcttttttaattttttttcttttttcctttttgtagaTGAGGGAACTCTATAACTGGCATGATGTTGCCAAAAGAACTGAAATTGTATATGATCGTGCTTTGAAGTGCCCCAATCAAAATCTACTTGAACGGGTCTCACGGTACATTCTTAACATTAtatgttgaatttgattgtAATGGTATTGTATACTTTTCACTTTAAAGAAggaggaaagagaaggcaagaaacgaaagaaaagaagaagaagacgtgcaggaagaagaagaaggaagtgcacttgtaaagacttgtataaaaaaatacttgtatGTGAagaatttctctttttttatctcCCTAGTATTACCCAATACTTTAATCAAATCCGTAACTTAAAAGTGTTATATACGCTGCTTCTCCTAATTGATCAATTTTTCTTTGGAGATTAAAGAAACGTGCCTTCATTGTATATAAAtgcatactttttttttaattcttagtTAAAACGCAGCAAATTTTAGAGCTCTAGCTGCAACTAAAAGAGAAGCATGTACATAAAGCACAATGATCTTGAAACATAATAAAAGCTATATACACTCTATATGCAAACACTTCAATTGCTTCccaaataaagaattaattaggTCTCTTCAAGCCTTTACTCTTTTGTGATACCAAAACATGAGTTTGACTCTAGCGTTGCTTTGCGTAGCTTAAGATTTTGTTTCTtgatttcagaaaaaaaaaaaaagaaagaaagaaagaagaagaagataaaagaaGTGAAGTTTTTTTGGAAGAAAAGTTCAACTTCTTTCTCTATAATAATAGTATTTTGTGTAAGGAAATTTGAAATAACTATGCATTGAACTTCAATGCGGAAGCAACAGAAATTATTGTTATAGAAgccttttatatttattaaaggaaaagtatatggaatCAAGAGGTTATCAgtcaaaaactaaacaaaaccacattaatttatattaataattaattttaaatttcttaaattcaaaatttaaaacattttaaattaattaagtaaacctaattaaaacctataaaagccttcctcttctttctcacATTAACCTACTcacctccaacaatcacacacacaGACCTTTCTCTCTCACCAATGCTACTGGAAGCGCCGGCGACTTCCATGCTCTCCGCGACACCCTCAATAAGCGCATCCAAGACAACTGGTTCAACACGAAGTCCACTTTCGACTTCGTCACTGACGAAACCTTCTCCTCTTCCCTCCTCAACCACCTCCTTCAAACCCTATCCACCCTCAACTGCGACGTCGCTCCCAAGAACGCGTTCGATTCCCTCATCACGCGCCTCTGCAAGCTCCAGTGCGTCGATGACGCGCTCCACGTTTCGGTTGGGAGGGATAGAGAGCGATTGGAAGCAAACGTGACAGGGAGGATGGGAGGGAGAGATGAGGCACCTCGGATAGGGGATGGCGCTGGAGCAACCTGCCCCCATGAATATCAAACCGATTCTGAGGAGGAGCCACCACTCTCCGACACAGTTGCCGCCATGCTTCAATTGAATCAATGAAGATTGAAGAAAGATGAAACAATTGAGTTTCATTGATCTTTAAACACTTGATTAGGTGTTCTGTGTTCAATCCAAGCAGCAAGTGTATAGGAAAAATGTTGACTTTGATTTGTAGAGTTCAATTGATAGTAATCTAAGGATGCgcttttgcttttttatttttattttattcttagtgtttttatttttaaattttataaaaaaaaagtgaaaataataaaattttattttttatttttatttcatgttttttttgttGCAGATGTTATTCTCTACGTTTTGCGATATTAGGTGTCGTTTTGATGATTAAAGAGACTGCAAACTACACAATtatagaattataaaaaaaacattcatttaatatgaaaaaacattctaatacttaacaaaagaaacatccaattatattttagcaaaaataattaaatatctataaaatttaaaaaatatataaaatttttaaagaaatagagacattcacatttgcaatacaaaaaaattcgaaaaatatataaaagaacatccatttagtataaaaaagaaacattttgatacttagcagaagaaacatccatatatattaactcgtagagaTTTTGAATTCACCCAAAGATATTTGACTGATTTTTTACTAATACCCTTTTGATTCTCTAGCATTActctttattaaattataatcatAATTGTAATAGTATGTGACTTGAAGCAAGTAAGGCTGAGATAAAGATGATTCTTGACCAAGATTGAGATGAATATAATTCTTGATCACAAGTATGGAAAGGTAGATAACAAGTTCTCTAAATAATAGCAATTCCTAACCAACTAGATACCCTAAAACTGAATGCAGTTAAGCTAGGGATATTATATTAATTGATTTACAATTCTAATCCCATATTATACCTATATCCATTATAATAATCACAAGTTTAAACTGATATATATGATGGTTCTTTGTTAGCATAGCATTCTTTTATGATATTGAAGAGTTTGACtatattgtttaatttgttatttgttGATCTGTTTCAGCTTTCTTCCATGTAGGTGACGGCTGAGTAAGGTTCTGAAAATTGGACCGGACCGACCGATTCGACCGAATTAATTAGAAATCGGTCATCTAGCCGGTCCGGTTGATCCCAAAATCTCTGCAAAAAATCGGTCAAAAAATTAGTTGAACCGATAATTAACCGGTGGACCGAACAAACCGGACGAGCTTTTTGAAGTTCCGGTTTTTTAAAATAGCCTAAAACGGCATCCGTTTTTTTacgcaaaaaaaaaacaaaacaaaacccaCGACCCACTAACCTAACCCAACCCCAAATCATTCATCACTCAGTTGTCATCACGCCTCCCTCAACCCTACTTTCCTTTTCCTCCAACGAGCAGAGGGACTCCACCATCCACACCACAATCGACGCTGGCAGTGAGCCAGTGACCGCCGGCAGTGAGCCAGTGACCACCAGCGGTTGCCACCCTCATGGTTTGAAGCGTCTAGTATCATCGTCGTTTGGTCTTCAGAAGAACACACATGACACACCACAGCATAGCTGTCAGCAGTGTCGTCGTCTTGAAGCTTCTGGTGTCGGCGTTGTCGGCTTGTCGTCGGCTTCTGTCAACATCGTAGTCGGGCATCTATTCTGCCGCCGTGAACCGCAGTGAGTTCTTGggtttttcaattaattttttttattgggttttaaTTAACTGTATGAATTACTGGTTGCTGCAGTGAGGAATTTAGTTCAGATTTAACTTCagttaatttttgtattttgttaattatatgaaTTGATGACTTGATGCAGAGTTCTTATTctgctttttaattttttattttgttaattatatgaaTTTAATCGTCATGTAATTCTGACTTTTACTGGATATAAATTTGATATAAGTTCAATTTTAGAACTctggatttttaattttgctATATAAGTTCAAAATTCTGCCCTATTGAATTTTGctgaatataattttttattttgaatgctGGATGAATTGATATAATGTTCTGGATTCTGAATTGttatcattttgaattttgctATAATTGTTGGATGTAATTTGTAATTTGGATTTCTAGATTTTAGATTTGGATTCTGAAGCCATGACAAATCCCTCGCCCAATTCAATCCATCATAGCATTCACGGACATGTTCCTGCATTgaagtattttttcttttgttaatctCGAACATGTTCCTGCATTGAAGTACTTTTTTTGTTAATCTCTCTGtatgttgtgttctctttggcTAGATAAAGTCACTCTTGGTATGGTAAAAATTTCTAGAATTAGGTAATTGTTGAGAATGTAGTTTagaggattttttatttttattggtactATTTGTTTCTAAATAATGGAGAGATTTTGTCTTAATTATTATGAATGTATTATCTCTATTAGTGTGTTTTTACTAAGTATCTTAATGAATCCcatgttaatatttttaagaaaactgttattatctatttttgagGTATAACACCTTTTAATataactttaaaattattttcatattaaaatttttagatttagaaattattaaatttaaatactgaaaattatatattaaatttttaataattttatttatatttaattaaacagGTTAAACTCCGGTTGAATCCCGGTCAAATCACTGGATCAGTGAACCAATTGTCTTATCGATTTATTGACCGGTCTAGTTTTCGCAACCTTGTTGTTTAACAAAAGGAGATTAGTGTGTGTGACTGTGTTTGtatgaccaaaaaaaaagaaacaaaaggaGATTATCTTTGCTTTTAATAATTGACTACCATTAAACATCAACCATTCTAATTTGTATACTACGTTTTATATATAGGAAAAACTCATATGTGCTATTAACTTTatgtaaaattgataattaaaaattattaaattatttgattgatttgtATTCAAATCATCTAATGATTCTCAACAATTATCTAACTgcaattacaaaattaatttaaaatcaaagtaaataaatataaaataaatacgaGATATATTGGTACGCACatggttaaaaaaaattacttaaagtTTTTTGTGTGTGAATGAGTTGAAAACTAAAGTAAAAATAACTTGTGAGGTTGGGAACAAGGTGAAGTTAGTTAATCTGAGTTACTGCCAAGTGCCAAGTGTCTATTCAGATATTATGGAGCAGGGCTGCAAGGGGTTTGAGATGCCGTTTGGACTTTGGAttaacttattaaaaaattcactaaactcaaatattaattttatgactaaaagacaaataggtccctgacCTTTTAAAACGGGGACATTTTCGTCCCTCAAGATTGGAAAATACATTTCGATCCCCCACGTTTTAAAACGGGAGACAATTATACCCTTCCGTCTGTTTTGGGCAAAAAACGGTAACGGAGCTGGCTGACATGGAGGGGCAGTGAATGACGTGGCCGTTACAGTCGCTGAGGTGGCTTGGGACGAAATTTAAGTGGACAAATTCGTCCCTGAAGTGCCAAACGACGCCGTTTCTACCACTGAGCCCTATTTCATCCAAACGCAAGGTGAAACTCATGGCCGCTGCTTGTGCGATCGTCCATGATGAGCGAGGGGGGTTCTTCATGCACAAGACCTGGACGGGGATCTTCATGCGCTGTTGCAGGAGGTCGTGATCCAGATGGGGTTGCGCCGAAATGCTTCTGCGGCGTTTATGCCATTCTTTACAAGTCAAGAACAGCATCTAATCCCGATAGGATGTTTTTCGGGTGTCCCTTCTTCAAGGTGAGCAATTATTTTGTATAGCAATTGGATTAGAGTGTTCTGTGTCTAATTATGGTGTTATCTGAAAAATTGCTCCAGGTTAAAGAACGGTGTTGCCGGTATTTTGTCTGGCTTGATGAAcacttgaaaaaaattagggCCATGGAGTCTGAAGCATTGGGTGCTGTGGATGATGTTGGAGGTGTAGACATTGAAGATCAAGTGCTGCGAAGTCaggaattagaaaaaaaattcaactggTGCGAAGCCATGAACtggagaaaaaaatgaaagagtTGGAGAGGAAACTGTTATGTatggagaaggagaaaaaaatgaGTATGTGGCAGATTGCTTTCATTAGTGTAGTTTTTGTTGTTGCTGTATGTTTCTTAAAGTGGTGAGGATGATGAGTTGATGTACAATGTTGATGATGTAATGAAAATTGCCATTGTTGGCTATTCAATGAAAATTGCCAttgttgaagaaaaaaataaggtaATAATTCTGTGAATCAGCTATTATATAAGATAGTAATTCTGCATATATTATGAGCAAAATATGAACAACAATGTATCTGTCTTAATccaaaatat harbors:
- the LOC107470590 gene encoding acetyltransferase At1g77540, giving the protein MATKSESEGSGGGKVVPVIVWNEGLRRFETEDKEAYVEYVLRDNGNVMDLIHTFVPSSKRGLGLASHLCVAAFQHAKSHSLSIIPTCSYVSETFLPRNPSWNSVLYNGAGKI
- the LOC107470539 gene encoding phosphatidylinositol N-acetylglucosaminyltransferase subunit A-like isoform X1, with amino-acid sequence MTGGLKVYYVPWRPFVMQNSFPTLFPSLPIIRTILIRERITIVHGHQAFSTLYHEALMHSRTMGYRVVFTDHSLYGFSDAGSIHMNKVLQFTLADVSQAICVLHTSKENTVLRSGLPPEKVFVIPNAVDTAMFKPAVQPSRSEIVIVVISQLVYRKGADLLVEVIPDVCRLHPNVRFIVGGDGPKRVRLEEMREKYSLQDRVEMLGVVPHAQVRSVLISGHIFLNSSLTEAFCIAILEAASCGLLTVSTRVGEVPEVLPDDMIILAEPDPGDMVLAIERAISMLPKVDPQVMHHRMRELYNWHDVAKRTEIVYDRALKCPNQNLLERVSRYILNIIC
- the LOC107470539 gene encoding phosphatidylinositol N-acetylglucosaminyltransferase subunit A-like isoform X2, with the translated sequence MNKVLQFTLADVSQAICVLHTSKENTVLRSGLPPEKVFVIPNAVDTAMFKPAVQPSRSEIVIVVISQLVYRKGADLLVEVIPDVCRLHPNVRFIVGGDGPKRVRLEEMREKYSLQDRVEMLGVVPHAQVRSVLISGHIFLNSSLTEAFCIAILEAASCGLLTVSTRVGEVPEVLPDDMIILAEPDPGDMVLAIERAISMLPKVDPQVMHHRMRELYNWHDVAKRTEIVYDRALKCPNQNLLERVSRYILNIIC
- the LOC107470538 gene encoding uncharacterized protein At4g04775-like, with the translated sequence MMSEGGSSCTRPGRGSSCAVAGGRDPDGVAPKCFCGVYAILYKSRTASNPDRMFFGCPFFKVKERCCRYFVWLDEHLKKIRAMESEALGAVDDVGGVDIEDQVLRSQELEKKFNCGEDDELMYNVDDVMKIAIVGYSMKIAIVEEKNKVIIL